CAGcgcgccctctggtgggcagtGTCCCTCCAGCGCCCTCTGCTGGGTGCCTCCCTTGGACCCGGCTGCAGGACTGGGAGCAGAACCGCGGGGCACCTGCTGGCCGCAGAGCCTCCATCGCATCCGCTCCGGGCTCGGCATGGGCTGTGAGGTGCGTGCCTTGTGCTAGGCGCTTGGCAGAGGCTGCATTGCACCGGGCGAGGCCAGAGCGGGGCGAGCCGCGGGGGGGAGCATGGAAGCGATTTGGCTTTACCAGTTCCGCCTGATCGTGATCGGAGACTCCACTGTGGGCAAATCCTGCCTGATCCGCCGCTTCACCGAGGGGCGCTTCGCCCAGGTCTCGGACCCCACGGTGGGCGTGGATTTCTTCTCGCGGCTGGTGGAGATCGAGCCGGGGAAGAGGATCAAGCTGCAGATCTGGGACACGGCCGGGCAGGAGCGATTCAGGTGAGAGGAgcgggagggaaggagggagggccgGTGGGATCTGGTCGGCAGCCCGCCCGCCGGGAACCAGCCTGCAGATCTGCCGAGGGAAGCCCCGCCAGCCAGCGCCGCCTCCTTGCTCTGCCCTGGCCGGGCGGCGGAGCCTGGCCGCGGGGTGCACGGGCGGCCCGGGGGAGAGCAGCCGGCCCGCGCCAGGCGAGACCGCAAAGCTGGAGCCCACCCGCGGGCCTGGCTCAGGGCCCTTCGCCGCACCCTGGCCGCGGCCTCCGGGGGGCTGAGCTGGAGGGGATGGAAGCAGCTAGCCTGGGAGCCACCAGCGCCCGTGGGCAAGGCAGCGCCCACAGGCTGCAGGGGCCGCATCCCAGGCCTCCCTCTTTCCCTGTGACCCTAGGCGGGCCTGGGCAACCCTCTGACACTGGAGCAGGGAAGGCCGCAAGCCCCGCCCGGGCTAGAGCAAATCTAACTGGCCTGGCTGCCCCAGGGCTCGCCCCTAACGCAACCCTCGGACACCTGGACACGGAGAAAATGCTGGTCCCTGGTTGTTGGGCTGGAGACCAGAGCTGGCTTTTTAGGTGGAGGGAATCTGTAGATTTTCCCCTTTGGCCGGGGGTGTTGCCcagcccagagggaatgaaattAGCTAGCAGCTGTTCACCTTTTTCTATGAGGCCTTTGCCTTTTGCACAAAGAACTAGGTGGGTTTCCATTCAGTGAGCCTGCTCTGGTTTTTGACGCAACAGAACAATACGTTCAAACCTCAGAGGGGGAATGAATGAAATCGAAAGAGTTAGTACAATTCCGATTAGAAAAGCCAGCATTGTTCATATGTGACGGGTGAGAAATCAGGCCCTTGGAAGCCAGGAAATGCAGTTAATGCCTCTGCCTTGAAATATGGTCCCTTGGTGTCATTATGAATTATTTGTCCATTGATACTATTTTATGCAAACTGGAATTCTTAAACAGTATATCCAGCAGCAAGATGTAGCACTGAACATACCATCTTCAGACTTGATTTGTAAGTATCTGTGCAATATACTGAGCAAGCCAAAATTATAAATTGTAACACAGAGACTCAGATGTAGTTCCAtttagagccaaatcctgcttgctttgTTCACGtctgactcccactgaagtcaatggcacagaGAAGGTTTCGTCTTTAATTTTCTGCTGAGCCCAAAAAGATGTAGTGGGCAAAATACGCATTCTGAGCGTGTATCAACGTTTGCCCAAGTTATACAGAAGcatgcagcctctctctctgtacTGCGGAGGATGAATGGAAGATTTTGAAACATAACAAGGCTTGTTTGCCTCCACTGGCCCAAgtgaaaataaatcaaaacagatCTCTGCATGTTAGCTATGGGAACAGACATAAATGTTCACCAAGCACAGAAAGTCAAGGCAAATTCAGTGCAGATTGTTACCTTCTTCACATCAAAAACGCAGTTTAAGCAGGAAGGTGAAGGAAGAACATGGAACAGGCTGGTGTAAAGAAACAGCAGCCAAGCGTTTGTAACATggttgcctaaagttaggttcctacGACCTTAGCTGAGGCATCTAACTATGCAACTGGATTGTCAAAAGTGCAGCAGCTCCAGTGAAGGCTCTAGACTATGGGATGGAGATCAACCAGGCCAGTTCAAGGATTTTAGGCTGACTGTGAGTAACAGTTACCTTCCTACATATAGGGAGAGTACTGTGGTAGCATGCCTTGCAGCCTCGAGCACTGAATACTGAATGGGGACTAGTAATTTAAGAGACTAATTGGTAGCAAATGTGACTTCATTAGCAAAGAAAAGAACTATATGGGGGGATATCCACGGGATTCACTGCAGAACCATATGGTAAATTGCAGCCATGTGATAACTGTATTTATCATACCTCTTTCACCTGCACTCTGCTCACTCATCCAACTTCctggtgggccacttccagcctTCCAGacctctgagcagcttcaaaaAGCTGCCGTTTTTTGTTAACCTGACTCAGAAACATTTCAGTGGCTGAATCCCTCCCTCCATTTGCTCACATGACACTGGCTGTGGCCCGGGATAGACAATGTTCAGTCCTTAGCAAGTGACATGTTTAAGGTCTGATATCTTGCATCCATTCAGGGCTAGAAACACCAGATTTATACCATTGGGAGAGGGCAGTTCCCAGCCTTCAGTTGATACAGACTCTGTCCTTACAGCTTGGAATGTAAAGGTGACCTGTTaaggagttttttaaaaatgagcttaTGCCactgcgccccccaccccccacgctgCATAAAGAAGGCTTGAAAGATTTTCCCCCTACAATAATTTTTCCTTGCTTTAAAGCCTTAGAAATAGTGGGAATACTGAGGCTGCTTACCCTTTGTTTTATGCACAACTTGAATGCTAAATGGGGGCAAATTACACCACTCAGCTACTTGTCCCCATTTACAGCTACTGCTGTTCCACCCATTTGGCCCACCGATTCTTGAATCTTGATTAGCTTCTCTGCCTGTTCTGCTCTACACCTGGGCAGGAGACTCCCAGCTGGAGGCCATCGCTGATTGAAGCTTTCCCGTCTCCTGTAAGTGGCTGGAAGGCTACCTGATGGAATTAGACAGCTGGGCTGCAGATGGCCGCACAaatcttcacataacacaggttGCAAAGTCTTTTGTTCTTGTTAATGGTACACAATCGCTTGGCCTTCAGCAATACCTTCAAGGCAAAAAGACATGAAATCACAGAATTACAGACATTTGGGCTAGCAAACCAGCTAGGTCCACGCTGGGTAAGACTTCTCCACAGCATATTGTGCGTCTCAAAAGTTGGCCCCATACGGCTTTCCAAGCAGCCAGCCTGAGTCAGTGCTTTCCCACAGACCATGTTGTTTTgggccctgatttagcaaagcactcaagcatgtGCTTCACTTTGACtgagccactgacttcagtggagttgctcctgatttacaccagaataactgagatcagaatcaggtccaggaAGAGCATTCCAGGATGCTGGAAGTATCCCTAACTCTAACCCTAATCCAGGTCCATGAGCAGCACAGCTACAAAACCAGAGGAAATAACCCAGCAGCCATAGCCATGAGATCAGAGTGACCTTATTTTCATCTTTGTCTTTAATACTACCCTAAAAATTACTTTTCCCACGTATGCAAACAATGGAGTTGCTGTAGCGAAGACATGGAAGCTGGGGTTGGCAGGGGGTGTGTCCATGAAAGGGAATCTGAGCCAGAGACTTGAGAGGGCATTGATTATCTATAGCATAGGCAAGAAATCCTCCTTCTTCTcagttctcttctctctctgccctgtgGCTCTTCTCCCATCACGCTACAGCAGTGCTGCTTGCTGTTGATAAAGCAAAACTTGGAAGCCCCAAATAGTCATTTGTGGGGCAGTTTCTCTGGATACACGAAGATTTTGCAGGACCCACTGACTCCTCACTATGATTCTGGTTGCTCTAGATTAAGAAATCAGTGCCTGTCCCACGATAAAAGAGCAGCAATACGTTCCGTCATGAAATAGGACGATCCCACAAAGGAAAGAGCGTTCAGGAGCATGACCTTCTCCAGGGAGAAGTGTATACTTGCTTCCTGATTGACAGCGGATCCCTTAATCTGCACAGAAAGCAGCAGTCAGCAATCATTCTACAGCTTCTTTGGCATTTACTCAAGTTGAGTTGTCATCAAAATGTAAATCTGCTCGGGCTAAATTTCACGGGCTGGTTTTGTAGTAGTTCCGTTTACAGCATGAATACTACACAGATTGGCTTGCTCTCACGTCACAGTTCTAGCTGCACGTGCAGCTGCCCTGACTCACAAAGCTCTTGTAAGGTGCCTCACGGTTCCCAGCATGTTGTTTTTTGCAGCAGTGAGAACAGAGAACCTGTGAATGGTCAGACCTCAGGCATGTAAGGACACAAGTCCATTGGCATTTGATATTTTCCACTAGATGCCTAATAGCAAAAGCAGTGAAGCAAAAGCAGGTGCTcgactgaattggggcctaaatcagTAGAAGGTTCAAGTACCTATGCCGTAATTCAGTGGAGCTGGAAACAAAAGTAAGAGGCCTAATGCCAATCAAAGTGCCCTTCTTACACTTCGTTGTAAGCTTGGGCTTGTTCCATCAGGCAAATCAGCCCACATGAGTGTTAATGTAGGAGCCATTCTTTGTGGGACTGCCTGAGCCAAGTTCTTTTGAAGGCAATGGAGAGACTCCTATTTGACAGGAAAGGGAGTTGGGTCAGACTCTTGTATGCCATATAttgtacagaaaagaaaaacaacactCATTTTAGTAATGCCTGGGGATTGTAAAACATTTATAGGGGCCTTCGTTTTTCATTCTCCACCTGAAAATCCAGGTGCTTCAGttaccatgggccagatccacacAGGGGACTTAGGcttagcattgcaatgcctaactttaggtgccCTGCTGCCCACTGGAGTCCTCAGTCCCCAAGCTCCCTAGACAATGCAGATGGAGAGTCAGGAGCCTAAGAATGGGAGCCAGAAGCCAACAcgctgagcagggagccacctaagctaccCAATAGGAGGAGGCCTAAGCCCTGCCCCGACAAAGGTGGCTAGATGCCTCCCTCCACTCAGGATTCACAGCCAGGAACCCTCTCCTGCAGTAGGTGCTTAAAGCAGGTTAGTCCTTTCTCATGAACATGTGAGGGGAAGAAAGTGACCCCCTTTTACCCTACAGtccactggttagagcactcagccaGGGTGTGGGAAACCCTGCTTCTGCCCCCACTCTGTCTGATCAAGAGCAGGGACCTgaccccaggtgagtgccctaatcaccaggctaaGGTATTCTGGGGGGCGGTTGTCCCACTTCAGGGCAACTCCATCTCTATTTCCCCATCATGGTGCACCAAGGGCACCCACTGtaggcttccagctcctcagccatcacctctcttgggcagagaccacaTCTCTGACTATGGCCCTCCTGACTGggatttttccaggctgcacagttccctatCTGCCCTGTGATATCCCCAGACTGCTTAACCAGGCCAACATCTGCACATTCCATTGTCTTCAAAGCCCATGAGCGGCTGTAATGGTCAACAGTTACAAGTTACCCcatagctctttctaagcaagcacatttattcttaaggtaaaagcattacagagaaaacattaacaaCAATACAGTTTATTAGCATGCTTGTAGGTTCTTTATTAACAATCACTACCCCAGtgccaacaagggctctggtaggtgCCAGTCCTTCCAAACCCATCAAGGGGTTTTTCtttggttacaagttcataaccaCCTTAGCTCAGAACCAGAACAACCATGAATAGTTCCAGCATTCCTGTGTCCAGCTTGGCCCTTTGATCTGGGAACATGTAATCAGCAGACAACAGTCCTCTCCTCAGGGCAGAGCTTCAAacggctgggtttttgcataactggacCTGGGGACTTTGCCTTCTCTTCCCCCTAGtgattccccaggaaatccatgTCATACCTATTGTCTCAAAAGCCTATTCTTGTCTGCCACATTGTTCAATGTAGCCCCGAATAATATTCACCTTTGCAtgtaatacaatggactccaaagacacaaacttaattcaataaggtttgctGAGGATATTGCAGGAAGGGGCCATACACATCAgacatctctcctgttgaaactgttccgcGTTGTATAAAATACCTAGCTAGTCcttggagcaggggactggaacCTGGGGCTACGGGGAGAATGCACCAACCCCACGGCTATAGAGTCATTcattctctggcccaatgactttttaagtattttatacaaagtgaaacagctgCAACACAAAAGATCGAGTGAGCCCACCCCAGAATACCCGACAGCCCCGTGGTTCGGGCACTCGCTCCCCCCTTAGGCAGACTGAGGATTTTTATTCGGGTCTTaaacctcccaggtgagtgctctaatcactccATCTCTGTCAGCAGTGGCAGAGCTTCGATGGATTTGCATATGCCTACGGGCAGAGACTTTAGCAGTGGAAACTTCGGTGCCCAGGAACTTGGGCTGCCTCCAGGGTTAGGCAACaactgagcagggggttgaggggcTACATTTTGAACTTAGGTGCCAAAAGTGGCAGTTAGGAGCGTAAAGTCTTCTGTGGCTCTAGCCCCGTGAGTTCAAGTCttgcagggcaacaaaaattataacgAACAAATAGTGCTGGTACCAGTATAcggaaaaaattaacatttttgaccaaaaaaaaaaagtggaatttGTTCCCCATATTTTCAACCAGCATTATTATTAAACTGTATCATTGCTAACAATCAATAATATCCCTGTCCCCAAGTTGCTTCAAGTAGATGTGGCCCCAGAGAGCGGCTTGAATGTTCCTTAGCAACGTGTTGGCGCTTATAGCAGCCGTAAGAGAACAAAAGCGTGCCTGTGCGTGTAGATGATGCCTCTGATTTTTCACAATGTTTCTAGGCTCCAGCTTCCAAGTCTACTGCAGGCCATTGAAAACGCCCTCTTTGCCTTACAAAAAGCTAAAACCTGCTGAGTGCTTGGTTCCAAGAAGACCCCTTTTAAGGAAGGTACATGGTGTATGGTACAGTGTCTCTTAACATGAAGTGACTTGATCGTGGAGTAGCTGGGGAAAAGACTTCTGAGATGGCAGACAAAGGCACAGCAGGAGCCAATGactgaaagctgaagctagacaaattcagagtagaaataaGGCAGTATTTTAACGGTGAGGGagactaaccattggaacaagctaTCAAAGGAAGTGGTGCATTCTCtgtcatttgaagtctttaagtcaagatgggctgtctttctaaaagagatgctataGCCCAAACAGAAGTTGTGGGTTTGAAGCAGAAATTATCaggtgaaattctttggcctgttatgcaggaggtcagactacatgatcgtAATGACCCCTTTTTCACTATAAATCTTCAAACCCAACTACCTGCTaacaaatagagctggtcaaaaacgtttgggaaaaggaaaatttcagccacCACCAACAAAAGGACAAAACTTGCCCCCAGAATGTTCAACTTCTAAAATGATCTTTACTTTCTTGTTGGGCGGGGGGGTTCTTTTTCAGATCCATCACCAGAGCCTACTACAGAAACTCAGTAGGCGGGCTCCTCTTATTTGACATTACAAACCGCAGGTCCTTCCAGAACGTCCATGAGTGGCTCGAAGAGACAAAGGTGCACGTCCAGCCATACCAGATTGTCTTTGTTTTGGTAGGTCACAAATGCGACCTTGACACACAGCGGCAAGTCACTAGACACGAGGCTGAGAAACTAGCTGCTGCATACGGCATGAAGTACATTGAGACATCTGCTCGGGATGCCATTAACGTGGAGAAGGCCTTCACCGACCTGACTCGAGATATATATGAGCTtgttaaaaggggggaaatttcGATCCAGGAAGGCTGGGAAGGGGTAAAGAGTGGGTTTGTACCGAACGTAGTGCACTCTTCAGAAGAGGTGGTGAAATCAGATAGGAGATGCTTGTGCTAATCACTTCTAGTGAGAAAAGCTATGATGAACTCTACTAATCAAACATACTCTACTAAGTGAACTCAGTGTGACGGAAAGGGATTGTAACTCTAGCATGGTGAATGGCCTCACACGTTGTTTTGGACACCAGAGGAACAGAACCAGGAAAGCAATGGTCCGTTCCAAATAACCTCTTTCAGAATTGGGGGGGCTACAAACCTATGTGAGAATGAACAAAGGTGCATGTTTATGTTGTAGGAGACAGGAGGCATAAGAACAAGAGAGGATCTGAATGAGCTGGTACAGAACAGGGAATTTTACATGTACTGTTTTTGTGTGCCATGTGTTGAAGCCACAGTCTGAAAAGTCTATTAATACAATACAcatgagaggagagagaaaatctTGGTTTGCATCAACAATTTATTTCCAGGAAGATTAGAATATAGCGTGGTTGCCATTCATGAATGTTACTTCCAGGGTTAActcaaaagaaatatattttacagATATGGCACACACACTTTTGGGGCTTCATGTTCTTGTACCTCGTTAAAACATAGACTAAGACTATAGTATGGTACTTTAACAGGAAAATAAGGGTTATTTTATTGATAACTAAAACTTAACCATCACCATCCCCCTGAAGAGGGGTGTTTTCCTTGCCCTGCCTAGCTGAGACTAAGGGCTAAGTCCAGCATGACAGCTCCAATTATAATTATCAGATGACTTTATAAATACTTATTATCTCTCTCCATGATTTTAGTAGAAGTACCTCGACTATATGGATTTCCAATATAATTAACAGATCATGAGTATAAAGCTTCCTAAGTGTATCCTCACATCCAGTATCTCACAGCTGGGTCAAGGTAACCAGTGATTAGCAGCCAGGTGGGGAATGCAGATATTTCTGTCTTACTGTCAGAAGTAGGGTGATGTTGGCAGCATTTCAGTGTAAACTTACATTGCTCCttaggaaaaaaggaaagaacaaaagaaaactaaaaagatTTAAAGCAAGAGCATCATACATCCCTGAAGGTggagttttcttttaaagaacaAGGGAAAGAGCTGGGTCCAGTACTGAAAGCAGGGGCTAGGGGCAGCAGTCTCTGCTCTTATTGTGTTGCTTTCTTTACTGGCATCTGGGGAAGAAGAGAAATAGGAAGTGGAAGGAGGGGTATAGAGCTAAAGTGTCTGAGAGGGTgaaaagggaagaagagagaagcaTAGGAGAAAAAGtcttctctttgttttatttatattctaCCCAAGATGGGGCCTACACTGGGCAGGTAGCTGACTTTAAAAGGCTATAATTAAATGTCTGTTTTCTGGGAACACCATCTACCATTTCAGCTTTGCTTCGTGTAAGTACTGTATTAACTAAAGCTTTTGGAATGCAGAAGGGTAACAATGCGCCTGCATTGTGCCAAGGAGGATCAACATGTTAGCAAAACGTAAAGTGACATTTATTCAAGTTTGTGAGTTTTACAAGCCAAACTGTTAATTTGGTTATGAGGGATTAGGCAAACCACATAAGAGATCCAGCATTTGAATACAGGCCTCCAGGTAGACAAGAATAAAGTACTTCTAATTGCTCCTCTAAGGTACCATGTTCCATAAGAGTATGATTTCTGACAAGTTGAATCTGTCTCTCTTCAGATCCGTTCTTGTAGTTTGTACTATTTGAGCCCAATAGTATCATAAAAATAACAAGACCATTGCTTAAGTATAAAAGCtgtaaacaaattaaaatgaataatattTTACCTTTAAATTTTCTAGTAACATTTGCAATCCTTGAGCTCAGCAGGTGAGAGCCAACATGGTATGCCACTGTGAATTCATAGCCAGCGAACGTAGATCTAGAGGATATTGAAATGGGGGTTGGCTGTGGGAAATGATACAGCCTTTTACTTCTGAATACCAATGGTCAATCTTGATTAGGTCATAACTGTACTCAGTTTGCTGACCTAACTCTAAGACCCCCATTCAAAGTGGTCTCAGATTTTCTAGTTTAAACAACAATCTGTCTTAAATATAGAGACTTTGGTTTAATCAAGTAATACTCTGTGAACATCGAAGGAAGTAAAACTTTTGGGGCCTATCATGTTTCCTGTATCAAAGTCTCATGAGCCAGCATAGCAGGATCTCACTAATGGGGAAAATGATTGAGCTTTtcactgcatttccttttctttttttctttttttgtttaaatgataaaaaaaatctacatttcggtaagtggggttgggtttttagtatttaaatataaaatttagaAAAGTCATAAAAAAGCTTGTCCAGGCTTTGAGTAAGCCTTGAATTTGTATTGTAAGTATAGTTCAAAAAAGGTACAGTCTGAGGACAAAAATCTGTGCTATCTGAAACTAACtacttaaaaataatgaaacaaaaggaaatggtTAATATTGAATAAAAGAGCATTGTGTTCACCTGTTTTCTAATTCCTTGCATTTTCTAGGCAGCTTATAAAAACAATAGACAACGTAATACAGTCATGTGTACAAGTCTgggctgttttttctttttctgaaatgaaaaaccTTATAGGCTTTGATAAACATTCTTTTCTAACAACTGGTTTTAGTGCTTTGACTACTGCAAGAGGCATTAGAGAAATCAGATGGTGGTATCATTCAAAAGAAACATCCAGGAGTTTTTACTCTAggacaaaggaaaacaaaaactttttgtgGCACAGGTCACAGATTTAAAACAATCTGCATGTTGGACTGGAATTTCGCAGAACCTCCAGAATAAAGTATACTGTACACTTTTCCTTGCTTTCTGTTATGCACTGTAATgaaatgtggaaaaaaaaaccctcgcTGTATTTAGCTGTATGTGAATGAAACATGCTTGTATTTAGCAAAATTGTTAATGTGATTATGTGAAATTCAAATCTTGTAAAGAAAAACttgtgtttttttccttcccccgcACTCCCATTCTTCATCAGTAAGCCATCTAGTAACTCCGTACTTCTACACAGCAACCAGGACTGAAAAtccaatacaaaataataaacaacatGCACTCTGTTTACAACAAATCTACCATGCATTTTC
This DNA window, taken from Caretta caretta isolate rCarCar2 chromosome 9, rCarCar1.hap1, whole genome shotgun sequence, encodes the following:
- the RAB39B gene encoding ras-related protein Rab-39B gives rise to the protein MEAIWLYQFRLIVIGDSTVGKSCLIRRFTEGRFAQVSDPTVGVDFFSRLVEIEPGKRIKLQIWDTAGQERFRSITRAYYRNSVGGLLLFDITNRRSFQNVHEWLEETKVHVQPYQIVFVLVGHKCDLDTQRQVTRHEAEKLAAAYGMKYIETSARDAINVEKAFTDLTRDIYELVKRGEISIQEGWEGVKSGFVPNVVHSSEEVVKSDRRCLC